The following are encoded in a window of Arthrobacter sp. SLBN-100 genomic DNA:
- a CDS encoding SDR family NAD(P)-dependent oxidoreductase, with amino-acid sequence MLQGKVIIVTGGARGIGKACAELFANDGAKIMINDLSLDNAEATAAEIRAKGGDVRAVGGDMSVEADVIAMVDKTIEAFGRIDGAVNNAGVAMTGAPISELPLEGWNHVIGVNLTGRIPLHQVCIPCDDEDWGRRHRQHIVG; translated from the coding sequence ATGCTTCAAGGTAAAGTAATCATCGTCACCGGCGGCGCACGCGGGATCGGAAAAGCCTGCGCGGAACTGTTTGCAAACGATGGCGCGAAGATCATGATAAATGACCTGTCGCTTGACAATGCGGAAGCCACCGCGGCCGAAATACGCGCAAAGGGTGGTGATGTGCGCGCCGTTGGCGGCGACATGTCGGTCGAGGCTGACGTCATTGCAATGGTGGACAAGACCATCGAGGCCTTTGGTCGGATCGACGGTGCCGTGAACAACGCGGGCGTCGCCATGACCGGTGCGCCGATCAGCGAACTGCCGCTCGAAGGCTGGAACCACGTCATCGGGGTCAACCTAACCGGGCGTATACCTCTGCACCAAGTATGCATCCCGTGCGATGACGAAGACTGGGGGCGGCGCCATCGTCAACATATCGTCGGCTGA